A region from the Nostoc sp. HK-01 genome encodes:
- a CDS encoding glutamate synthase (ferredoxin) yields the protein MNDQRVNQLQTRKFSDKDSRDTYQGQRWLVEERDACGVGFIAHRQNIASHEIVTKALAALTCLEHRGGCSADHDSGDGAGILTAIPWELLQKEYFSGRMEISSTSNIAVGMIFLPQEREVAQKAKAQVEKVATEEKFTVLGWREVPVHTHLLGIQAKENQPHIEQVFLAADQTGDELERQLYIARKRIFKAAKTVSEDFYICSLSSRTIVYKGMVRSAVLGDFYADLKNPAYKSAFAVYHRRFSTNTMPKWPLAQPMRLLGHNGEINTLLGNINWMMAREASISHPVWGDRNDELKPLVILDSSDSATLDNVLELLVRSGRSPLEALMIMVPEAYQNQPSLQNYPEITDFYEYYSGLQEAWDGPALLVFGDGKKVGATLDRNGLRPARYVITKDDYIVVASEAGVVDFPEDNIVEKGRLGPGQMIAVDLETQEILKNWEIKQRIAQQHPYGEWLQNYRQDLKSLVNSHGTNGNGNGNGNGNGNGKGQFTVDKQTLLRQQTAFGYTSEDVEMVIEQMAGNGAEPTFCMGDDIPLAVLSGKPHLLYDYFKQRFAQVTNPPIDPLREKLVMSLKVELGERGNLLEPKPEYAKRLKLDSPVLTETEVDAIKASGFATAELSTVFPIANGPEGLKTAVKALQAQAAESVRAGAKILILSDRAGGGISSESSYIPPLLAVGAVHHHLIREGLRMKTSLIVDTAQCWSTHHFACLIGYGAGAVCPYMALDTVRDWWFDPKTQQFMERGKLTSISLEQAIGNYRKAVESGLLKILSKMGISLLSSYQAAQIFEAIGIGGDLLELGFQGTASRIGGLSVSELAQEVLSIHSKAFPELNAKKLENLGFVNYRPGGEYHMNSPEMSKALHEAVKTKQYDHYEVYKQYLQGRPITALRDLLDFQSDRPSIPLEEVESAESILKRFCTGGMSLGALSREAHEVLAIAMNRIGGKSNSGEGGEDPVRYNVLDDVDSSGYSPTLPHLKGLRNGDTASSAIKQVASGRFGVTPGYLASAKQIEIKIAQGAKPGEGGQLPGAKVSPYIAMLRRSKPGVTLISPPPHHDIYSIEDLAQLIFDLHQINPKAQVSVKLVAEIGIGTIAAGVAKANADIIQISGHDGGTGASPLSSIKHAGSPWELGLSEVHRVLMQNSLRDRVILRVDGGLKTGWDVLMAALMGGEEFGFGSIAMIAEGCQMARVCHKNTCPVGVATQDEKLRLRFKGIPEHVVNFFYFVAEEVRSLLAKLGYRSLSEIIGRADLLTVRPEAKLAKTQALNLNCLLQLPDTKENRSWLVHEEVHSNGPVIDDQLLADGDIQLAIRNQSTVTKTLKIVNTDRTVGARLAGAIASQYGDGGFEGQINLNFHGSVGQSFGAFNLPGITLNLVGEANDYVGKGMHGGEIIIKPPAAATYDPSQNVIVGNTCLYGATGGFLFANGLAGERFAVRNSKATAVVEGAGDHCCEYMTGGVIVVLGKVGRNVAAGMTGGLAYFLDEDGSFPELVNRENVKIQRVLTEAGQKQLQDLIRTHAERTGSPKAKAILQNWQEFMSKFWQLVPPSEADSPEANPQAVVEKHLSSV from the coding sequence ATGAACGATCAAAGGGTGAATCAATTGCAAACAAGAAAATTTTCGGATAAAGACTCTAGAGATACCTACCAAGGACAAAGGTGGTTAGTAGAGGAGCGAGATGCCTGTGGTGTAGGTTTTATTGCACATCGCCAGAATATTGCCAGCCATGAAATAGTCACCAAAGCCTTAGCTGCCTTGACCTGCTTGGAACATCGTGGTGGTTGTAGCGCTGACCATGATTCTGGCGATGGTGCAGGTATATTAACGGCTATTCCTTGGGAGTTGTTACAAAAAGAATATTTCTCAGGCAGGATGGAAATCTCTTCTACCAGCAATATTGCTGTGGGGATGATATTTTTACCGCAAGAACGAGAAGTCGCACAAAAAGCGAAAGCGCAAGTTGAGAAAGTTGCCACTGAGGAAAAATTTACAGTATTGGGCTGGCGAGAAGTACCAGTACATACCCATTTATTGGGAATACAAGCCAAAGAAAATCAACCTCACATAGAACAAGTTTTTCTCGCAGCCGATCAAACTGGTGATGAATTAGAAAGACAATTGTACATTGCCCGCAAGCGAATTTTTAAAGCTGCAAAAACTGTCTCGGAAGATTTTTATATTTGCTCCTTGTCTAGCCGCACAATTGTCTACAAAGGCATGGTGCGTTCTGCTGTCCTGGGAGACTTTTATGCGGATTTAAAAAATCCCGCATACAAGAGTGCCTTTGCCGTTTATCATCGGCGCTTTAGCACCAACACTATGCCTAAATGGCCTTTAGCGCAACCAATGCGGTTGTTAGGACATAACGGAGAAATTAATACTCTGTTGGGTAATATCAACTGGATGATGGCCAGAGAAGCCAGCATTAGCCATCCAGTATGGGGCGATCGCAATGATGAACTCAAGCCTTTAGTTATTTTAGATAGCAGCGACTCTGCCACCTTAGATAATGTCCTAGAATTACTAGTGCGTTCGGGACGTAGCCCCTTAGAAGCCTTGATGATTATGGTGCCAGAGGCTTACCAAAATCAACCATCATTGCAGAATTATCCCGAAATTACTGATTTCTATGAATATTACAGTGGTTTGCAAGAAGCTTGGGATGGCCCAGCACTGTTAGTCTTTGGTGATGGTAAGAAAGTTGGCGCAACCCTCGACCGCAACGGCTTAAGACCAGCACGCTATGTCATTACTAAAGATGATTACATTGTTGTGGCATCAGAAGCAGGCGTGGTTGACTTCCCTGAAGACAATATTGTGGAGAAAGGTAGACTGGGGCCAGGGCAAATGATCGCCGTGGACTTAGAAACCCAGGAAATTTTGAAAAACTGGGAAATTAAACAAAGAATTGCCCAGCAGCATCCTTATGGAGAATGGTTGCAAAACTATCGCCAAGACTTAAAGTCATTAGTCAATAGTCATGGGACAAACGGTAATGGCAACGGTAACGGTAATGGCAATGGTAACGGTAAAGGACAATTCACTGTTGATAAACAAACCTTACTCCGCCAGCAAACAGCCTTTGGCTACACCAGCGAAGATGTGGAAATGGTGATTGAACAAATGGCGGGGAATGGTGCAGAACCAACGTTCTGTATGGGTGATGATATTCCTCTAGCTGTGTTGTCAGGCAAACCCCACCTGTTGTATGACTATTTCAAACAGCGTTTTGCTCAAGTAACTAACCCACCAATTGACCCCCTGCGGGAAAAATTGGTGATGTCTTTAAAGGTGGAATTGGGTGAACGGGGTAATTTATTAGAACCGAAACCAGAATATGCCAAGAGGCTGAAGTTGGATTCGCCTGTGTTGACAGAAACAGAAGTAGATGCAATTAAAGCGTCTGGTTTTGCAACAGCAGAGTTGTCAACTGTATTCCCTATTGCCAACGGCCCAGAAGGGTTAAAAACCGCAGTCAAAGCTTTACAAGCACAAGCAGCTGAATCAGTGCGGGCTGGTGCGAAGATATTAATCTTGAGCGATCGCGCTGGTGGTGGTATTAGCTCAGAATCCAGCTATATTCCGCCTTTATTGGCTGTGGGTGCAGTCCATCACCACCTGATCCGCGAAGGCTTACGGATGAAAACATCCCTAATTGTAGATACAGCACAGTGTTGGAGTACCCATCACTTTGCTTGTTTGATTGGCTATGGTGCGGGTGCTGTTTGCCCTTACATGGCTTTAGACACAGTTCGGGATTGGTGGTTTGACCCAAAAACACAGCAGTTCATGGAACGGGGGAAATTGACCAGCATTAGCTTAGAACAAGCTATTGGCAATTACCGTAAAGCTGTCGAGTCAGGATTGCTGAAAATCCTCTCCAAGATGGGGATATCCTTACTATCTAGCTATCAAGCCGCCCAAATCTTTGAAGCCATCGGCATTGGTGGGGATCTACTAGAACTGGGCTTCCAAGGTACTGCTTCTCGCATCGGCGGTTTAAGCGTGAGTGAACTGGCACAAGAAGTGCTTTCCATCCACAGCAAAGCCTTCCCAGAACTAAACGCCAAGAAGTTGGAGAACTTAGGGTTTGTCAACTACCGTCCTGGTGGCGAGTACCACATGAACAGCCCAGAAATGTCCAAAGCATTGCATGAGGCGGTTAAAACCAAGCAATACGACCATTACGAAGTTTATAAACAGTATCTCCAAGGCAGACCAATCACAGCGTTGAGAGACTTGCTGGACTTCCAAAGCGATCGCCCATCCATTCCTCTAGAAGAAGTGGAATCAGCAGAATCAATTCTCAAACGCTTCTGTACTGGGGGGATGTCGTTAGGTGCATTGTCACGAGAAGCCCATGAAGTTTTGGCGATCGCTATGAACCGGATTGGAGGTAAATCCAACTCTGGGGAAGGTGGCGAAGATCCAGTACGTTACAACGTTTTAGATGATGTAGACTCATCCGGTTACTCACCCACCCTACCCCACCTGAAGGGCTTGCGAAATGGTGATACTGCTTCTAGTGCCATCAAGCAAGTTGCATCAGGACGTTTTGGTGTCACACCAGGATATTTAGCTAGTGCTAAACAAATAGAAATCAAAATTGCCCAAGGTGCAAAACCAGGGGAAGGCGGACAATTACCAGGAGCAAAAGTTAGTCCTTACATTGCCATGTTGCGGCGGTCTAAGCCTGGTGTAACCTTGATTTCGCCACCACCGCACCATGATATCTACTCCATTGAAGACTTAGCACAGTTGATTTTTGACCTGCATCAAATCAACCCGAAAGCGCAAGTATCAGTCAAGTTAGTAGCAGAAATCGGTATCGGTACGATTGCGGCAGGTGTAGCCAAAGCTAACGCTGATATCATTCAGATTTCTGGCCATGATGGTGGTACAGGTGCATCACCTCTGAGTTCGATTAAACACGCTGGTTCACCGTGGGAACTCGGATTAAGTGAAGTGCATCGTGTCCTAATGCAGAATAGTTTGCGCGATCGCGTTATTTTGCGAGTAGACGGCGGACTAAAAACTGGCTGGGATGTCTTGATGGCTGCATTGATGGGTGGCGAAGAATTCGGCTTCGGTTCCATTGCTATGATTGCCGAAGGTTGTCAAATGGCGCGAGTGTGCCATAAAAATACTTGCCCTGTTGGTGTAGCGACTCAAGATGAAAAACTGCGTCTGCGGTTCAAAGGTATACCCGAACACGTCGTCAATTTCTTCTACTTTGTTGCCGAAGAAGTGCGGAGTTTGTTAGCAAAACTGGGCTACCGTTCTTTATCTGAAATTATTGGTCGTGCAGACTTGTTAACAGTTCGTCCCGAAGCGAAACTGGCCAAAACCCAAGCATTGAATCTCAACTGCTTACTGCAACTACCAGATACAAAAGAAAATCGTAGCTGGTTGGTGCATGAAGAAGTTCACAGCAACGGCCCGGTAATAGATGATCAATTGCTGGCTGATGGAGATATTCAATTAGCCATTCGCAACCAATCTACGGTGACGAAGACTTTAAAGATAGTCAACACCGATAGAACAGTAGGTGCAAGATTAGCAGGTGCGATCGCCTCTCAATACGGTGACGGTGGCTTTGAAGGACAAATTAACCTCAACTTCCACGGTAGTGTAGGGCAAAGCTTTGGTGCATTTAACCTCCCTGGTATCACTTTGAATCTAGTCGGAGAAGCCAACGACTATGTAGGCAAAGGGATGCACGGTGGTGAAATCATCATTAAACCTCCAGCAGCAGCTACCTACGACCCATCCCAGAACGTGATCGTCGGTAATACCTGTCTCTACGGTGCTACTGGTGGCTTCTTATTTGCCAACGGTTTAGCAGGTGAACGCTTTGCCGTTCGCAACTCCAAAGCCACAGCTGTAGTCGAAGGTGCAGGTGATCACTGCTGCGAATATATGACTGGTGGTGTCATAGTTGTTCTCGGCAAAGTGGGACGTAACGTAGCTGCGGGAATGACTGGCGGTTTGGCATACTTCCTCGATGAAGACGGTTCATTCCCTGAGTTAGTCAATCGAGAAAATGTCAAAATTCAGCGAGTCCTCACAGAAGCAGGACAAAAGCAACTGCAAGATTTAATTAGAACTCATGCAGAACGCACTGGTTCACCAAAAGCGAAAGCAATTCTGCAAAATTGGCAAGAATTTATGTCTAAGTTCTGGCAATTAGTCCCACCGTCAGAAGCGGATAGTCCAGAGGCTAATCCTCAAGCGGTGGTAGAAAAACATCTGAGTTCAGTGTAG
- a CDS encoding thioredoxin, protein MSAAAQVTDSTFKQEVLDSSVPVLVDFWAPWCGPCRMVAPVVEEIAVQYEGQLKVVKVNTDENPQVASQYGIRSIPTLMIFKDGQKVDMVVGAVPKTTLASTLEKHIAQQK, encoded by the coding sequence ATGTCAGCAGCCGCACAAGTTACAGATTCTACTTTTAAGCAAGAAGTTCTCGACAGCAGTGTACCTGTTTTAGTTGATTTTTGGGCTCCCTGGTGTGGCCCTTGCCGCATGGTAGCTCCTGTTGTCGAAGAAATTGCCGTTCAGTACGAAGGTCAACTCAAAGTTGTAAAAGTTAATACTGATGAGAATCCTCAAGTGGCAAGTCAGTATGGCATTCGCAGCATTCCCACATTAATGATTTTTAAAGATGGGCAAAAAGTTGATATGGTTGTTGGAGCCGTACCCAAGACTACATTAGCTAGTACTTTGGAAAAGCATATTGCTCAACAGAAGTAG
- a CDS encoding IMP dehydrogenase, with product MDIQLGRGKIARRAYGIDEIALVPGKRTLDPSLADTSWRIGNIERNIPIIASAMDGVVDVEMAVRLSQLGALGVLNLEGIQTRYADPNPILDRIASVGKDEFVSLMQELYAEPIKPELIEKRIQEIKQQGGIAAVSATPSGASKYGQVVAKAGADLFFIQATVVSTAHLSPESIVTLDLAEFCRSMPIPVVLGNCVTYEVTLDLIKAGAAAVLVGIGPGAACTSRGVLGVGVPQATAIADCAAARDDYYQETGKYVPVIADGGLITGGDICKCIACGADGVMIGSPFARAAEAPGRGFHWGMATPSPVLPRGTRIKVGTTGTLEQILIGPAGLDDGTHNLLGALKTSMGTLGAKDIKEMQQVEVVIAPSLLTEGKVYQKAQQLGMGK from the coding sequence GTGGACATTCAACTTGGGCGGGGAAAAATAGCTCGTAGGGCTTACGGAATTGATGAAATAGCACTAGTCCCCGGTAAAAGAACTTTAGATCCTAGTTTGGCGGATACTAGCTGGCGGATTGGCAATATAGAGCGAAATATCCCCATAATTGCTAGTGCAATGGATGGTGTAGTTGATGTAGAGATGGCTGTGCGTTTATCACAGTTAGGTGCATTAGGTGTTCTCAACTTAGAGGGTATCCAAACCCGCTATGCTGACCCAAACCCCATCCTTGATCGGATTGCTTCTGTTGGCAAGGATGAATTTGTCTCCTTAATGCAAGAACTTTATGCCGAACCCATCAAGCCGGAGTTAATTGAAAAACGTATTCAGGAAATTAAGCAACAAGGCGGGATTGCGGCTGTGAGTGCTACACCATCAGGAGCCAGCAAATATGGTCAGGTAGTGGCGAAAGCTGGGGCAGATTTATTTTTTATCCAAGCTACAGTCGTCTCCACAGCACATTTATCACCAGAGTCGATAGTTACGCTCGATTTGGCGGAATTTTGCCGTTCTATGCCCATCCCGGTAGTGTTGGGTAACTGTGTCACCTACGAAGTCACTTTGGACTTAATTAAGGCTGGTGCAGCGGCGGTATTAGTGGGTATTGGGCCTGGTGCAGCTTGTACTTCCCGTGGTGTGTTAGGCGTGGGTGTACCCCAAGCAACTGCGATCGCAGATTGTGCCGCCGCCCGCGATGATTACTATCAGGAAACTGGTAAATATGTCCCTGTCATCGCTGATGGTGGTTTAATCACTGGTGGAGACATTTGTAAATGTATTGCTTGTGGTGCTGATGGTGTGATGATTGGTTCACCCTTTGCTAGAGCCGCCGAAGCCCCCGGACGCGGGTTTCATTGGGGAATGGCCACCCCTAGCCCAGTGCTACCTCGCGGAACTCGGATCAAAGTTGGGACAACTGGCACTCTAGAGCAAATCCTCATTGGCCCCGCAGGCTTAGATGATGGTACCCATAATTTGTTGGGAGCGTTAAAAACTAGTATGGGGACATTGGGAGCCAAAGATATCAAAGAAATGCAGCAAGTTGAAGTTGTCATTGCGCCTTCCTTGTTAACTGAGGGGAAAGTTTACCAAAAAGCTCAACAATTAGGTATGGGTAAATAA
- a CDS encoding recombination and DNA strand exchange inhibitor protein, protein MIQAETLELLEWHRLCQHLATFAATKLGAIASTNLQIPTSQSVSEQLLAQTKEVYQLESRLTTSLSFDGIQDIGDSIERAELRGILAGDELLAIATTLAGARNLRRVIDNQEDTPVLTDLVADLRTYPELEQEIHRCIDERGIVADRASQKLGEIRDDLRRLRSQINQKLHNILQAKSNAVQEQLITQRGDRFVIPVKASHKDVIPGIVHDTSTSGVTLYVEPNSIVPMGNQLRQMLKREQAEEEAVRRILTEQVAAVTPDLERLLAIVTTLDLAAARSRYSYWLKANPPRFINREEQEIVTLRQLRHPLLIWQQQHEQGHSVIPVDLLISPHIKVVTITGPNTGGKTVTLKTLGLAALMAKVGLFIPAREPVEMPWFDQVLADIGDEQSLQQSLSTFSGHIRRISRILNALGNEVENQLNSLVLLDEVGAGTDPAEGSALAIALLQHLAEHAQLTIATTHFGELKALKYEDARFENASVEFDEATLSPTYRLLWGIPGRSNALAIALRLGLKPEVVENAKTQVGEASDEVNQVIAGLEAQRRSQETKAAEAQKLLQQAERLYKEVSDKAASLEEREKSLRVSQEVAVQQAIAQAKGEIAQVIRRLQQGTPTAQDAQQATNALNQITQKYQPAAAPKPKVGFMPKVGDRIRISQFGQTAEVLTAPDEDGELNVRFGIMKMTVKLQDIESLDGQKAEPIVKQKQTPAPTPPPPQAAPAIRTSKNTVDLRGKRVADAEIELDKAISEANGPIWIIHGHGTGKLRQGVHAFLQQHPRVSSYEPAEQADGGSGVTIAHI, encoded by the coding sequence TTGATCCAAGCGGAAACTTTAGAACTACTAGAATGGCATCGTCTCTGCCAGCATTTGGCGACATTTGCGGCAACAAAGCTAGGGGCGATCGCATCAACTAATTTACAAATTCCTACATCACAGTCAGTCAGTGAGCAGTTATTAGCACAGACTAAAGAAGTTTACCAACTGGAAAGTCGTCTGACTACAAGCTTATCTTTTGATGGTATTCAAGATATTGGCGATTCCATAGAACGCGCTGAACTTCGAGGGATTTTGGCTGGGGATGAATTACTCGCGATCGCCACCACTCTAGCCGGGGCGAGGAATTTACGGCGTGTAATCGATAACCAAGAAGATACACCAGTATTAACTGATTTAGTTGCAGATTTACGCACTTACCCAGAATTAGAACAGGAAATTCACCGGTGTATTGATGAACGAGGGATTGTAGCTGATCGTGCCAGCCAAAAATTAGGCGAGATCCGTGATGATTTGCGAAGGTTACGCAGTCAGATTAACCAAAAACTGCATAATATTTTACAAGCGAAATCGAATGCTGTTCAGGAACAGTTAATTACTCAACGGGGCGATCGCTTTGTTATCCCAGTCAAAGCCAGCCACAAAGACGTTATCCCCGGTATTGTTCACGATACTTCTACTAGTGGCGTGACTTTGTACGTGGAACCTAATTCCATTGTGCCGATGGGTAATCAATTGCGGCAAATGCTAAAACGAGAACAAGCAGAAGAAGAAGCGGTTCGTCGCATTTTGACTGAGCAAGTTGCAGCGGTTACGCCAGATTTAGAAAGGCTATTAGCAATTGTGACTACCCTCGATTTAGCGGCAGCGCGATCGCGTTATAGTTACTGGCTAAAAGCGAATCCACCCAGATTTATTAACCGTGAAGAACAAGAAATTGTGACATTACGTCAGTTGCGTCACCCGTTGTTAATTTGGCAACAACAGCACGAGCAAGGACACTCGGTCATTCCCGTAGATTTATTGATTAGTCCCCATATTAAGGTAGTAACAATTACCGGGCCGAACACTGGGGGTAAAACTGTCACATTGAAAACCCTTGGTTTAGCAGCATTAATGGCGAAAGTGGGTTTATTCATCCCCGCCCGCGAACCCGTGGAAATGCCTTGGTTTGACCAAGTTTTGGCAGATATCGGTGATGAACAATCTCTCCAGCAAAGTTTATCGACATTTTCTGGGCATATCCGCCGTATCAGCCGGATTTTGAATGCTTTAGGTAATGAAGTAGAAAATCAACTCAACTCCCTAGTTCTACTCGACGAAGTAGGCGCAGGCACAGATCCAGCCGAGGGTAGTGCCTTAGCGATCGCCCTTTTGCAGCACTTAGCGGAACACGCCCAGTTAACAATTGCGACAACTCACTTTGGAGAACTCAAAGCCCTAAAATACGAAGATGCGCGCTTTGAAAATGCCTCGGTAGAATTTGATGAAGCTACTTTGTCGCCCACCTATCGTTTACTGTGGGGGATTCCAGGACGTTCTAATGCTTTGGCGATCGCTTTACGTTTAGGTTTAAAACCAGAAGTAGTAGAAAATGCCAAAACTCAAGTAGGCGAAGCCTCTGACGAAGTTAACCAAGTAATTGCTGGGTTAGAAGCCCAACGCCGCAGTCAAGAAACCAAAGCCGCAGAAGCCCAAAAACTCTTGCAACAAGCGGAACGTTTATATAAAGAAGTTTCTGACAAAGCCGCATCCTTAGAGGAACGGGAAAAATCATTGCGGGTTTCCCAAGAAGTTGCAGTCCAACAGGCAATAGCCCAAGCCAAAGGCGAAATTGCTCAAGTTATTCGCCGCTTGCAACAAGGTACACCCACCGCCCAAGATGCTCAACAAGCCACCAATGCTTTAAATCAAATTACCCAGAAATACCAGCCAGCCGCCGCACCTAAACCGAAAGTTGGCTTTATGCCGAAAGTAGGCGATCGCATCCGCATTTCCCAATTTGGGCAAACTGCCGAAGTTTTAACCGCACCCGATGAGGATGGAGAGTTAAATGTGCGCTTCGGCATCATGAAAATGACAGTGAAATTGCAAGATATCGAATCTCTCGATGGGCAAAAAGCTGAACCCATTGTCAAACAAAAACAAACACCAGCACCAACCCCTCCGCCACCCCAAGCTGCACCAGCCATTCGTACTTCTAAAAATACAGTAGATTTACGAGGTAAGCGGGTAGCCGATGCCGAAATTGAATTAGACAAAGCCATTTCCGAAGCGAATGGCCCCATCTGGATTATTCACGGACACGGTACAGGGAAACTGCGTCAAGGTGTTCACGCCTTTTTGCAACAGCATCCCAGAGTCAGCAGTTATGAACCAGCCGAACAAGCTGATGGCGGTAGTGGTGTGACTATTGCTCACATTTAG
- a CDS encoding transposase, producing MVEPRPPKQTVKFVDEYCLWYKKLFSDVRNFEAFKYLHIGCISDIKRKSLPEIAKIVGLENYQGLHHFLTTPYWEVEQLRALRLELILQILKGRPIILIIDETGDKKKGTTTDYVKRQYIGNLGKVENGVVAVTAYGVFCGMTFPLLFEVYKPREKLKPGDKYLTKPQIGAMLIRKLQSMGFKFNLVLADSLYGESGTNFVSVLDELDLNYLVAIRSNHSVDLLKGQYTQYLKWQKFKRVFSDLSSENRFIREIIHGKRGEHRYWQITTDTEALPGNSTWYVMSKYPDITPREVGNFYGLRTWVEYGLKQSKNELGWADYRFTRYEDIERWWEIVCSAYLMVSLHSESLRPSPPSPQSAFASHPWWDHGKGWKNILNNLRLIIQPFVLFNLIYPWLTVFSIPQLYEGFSQLQAIVYRLTSPIFIFLTHPEFYFSSA from the coding sequence ATGGTAGAGCCTCGTCCACCTAAACAAACTGTTAAATTTGTGGATGAATATTGTCTTTGGTATAAAAAGCTGTTTTCAGATGTCAGAAATTTTGAAGCGTTTAAGTATCTGCATATAGGATGTATTTCTGATATAAAACGAAAGAGTCTACCAGAAATAGCAAAAATTGTTGGATTAGAGAACTATCAAGGGCTACACCATTTCTTAACTACCCCATATTGGGAAGTAGAACAGTTAAGAGCTTTAAGATTAGAGCTAATTCTACAAATACTCAAAGGTAGACCAATCATTTTAATTATTGATGAAACCGGAGATAAAAAGAAAGGTACGACCACAGATTATGTGAAACGTCAGTACATAGGTAATTTGGGGAAAGTAGAGAACGGAGTTGTGGCAGTTACAGCCTATGGTGTATTTTGTGGAATGACATTCCCACTACTGTTTGAAGTGTACAAACCACGGGAGAAATTAAAGCCAGGAGATAAATATCTGACCAAGCCTCAAATCGGGGCAATGCTAATACGAAAGTTACAGTCGATGGGTTTTAAATTCAACTTGGTACTGGCTGATAGCTTATATGGCGAAAGCGGCACAAATTTTGTATCTGTATTAGATGAACTAGATTTAAATTATTTAGTAGCAATACGCTCAAACCATTCTGTAGACTTGCTTAAAGGTCAGTATACTCAATATTTAAAGTGGCAGAAATTTAAAAGAGTATTCTCTGACTTAAGTAGTGAAAATCGATTTATTAGAGAAATAATTCACGGCAAACGTGGCGAACATAGATATTGGCAAATTACCACAGATACTGAAGCATTACCCGGAAACTCTACCTGGTATGTGATGAGCAAATATCCCGACATCACACCTAGAGAGGTTGGGAATTTTTATGGGTTAAGAACATGGGTAGAATATGGTTTAAAACAAAGTAAGAATGAATTAGGTTGGGCTGATTATCGTTTTACTCGCTATGAAGATATTGAACGCTGGTGGGAAATTGTCTGTAGTGCCTACCTTATGGTTAGTCTTCATTCAGAATCTCTGCGTCCTTCTCCTCCATCTCCTCAATCAGCATTCGCTTCTCACCCCTGGTGGGATCATGGTAAAGGTTGGAAGAATATTCTCAACAATCTGCGTTTAATTATTCAACCTTTCGTTTTATTTAATCTCATATATCCCTGGTTAACAGTTTTTTCTATTCCTCAACTGTATGAGGGTTTTTCTCAGCTTCAAGCCATCGTTTATAGGCTTACTTCTCCAATTTTTATCTTCCTAACTCACCCTGAATTCTATTTTTCCTCTGCCTAA